TTTAGATCTTGTCATTTTGAAGTGTATTTATCAAATAAAATACAGTATAACATAATTACCTCTGAaggacatccaactgacattgtgatatcaCATAGTCAGCTTAAaggtaagttaatataccattatgtgcctcattatccttcaacagtctcttaattatcttccacactcaaaaTGTCTAGCCTATCATCTGCATGTaccatcttgtgcctcttcatatgtccaagctgaGTGAATTTCttctcacactctggacactcatgaggtttatcacccgaatgcactaacaagtgCTTTATCATACTTCCACGTGTTCTAAATTTTTTGTAACACTcggcacattcaaaaggtctctcatccgcatgaatcatcctgtgagtcttcatactttcaagacgactgaatctcttcccacactctggacactcacgagatttatcacctgaatgcactaacaagtgCCTCTTCATACTTCCTAGATGAGCGAATACCTTCCCACATTGTGGACACTCATGAGTTTtgacacctgaatgcactaacatgtgagtctttatCTGTTGAGGACGCGTGAATGCCTTCCCACACTGTGCACACTCATGGGGTTTgatacctgaatgcactaacaagtgCGTCCTCATatttccacgctgactgaatgccttcccacactctggacactcatgaggttttacccttgaatgcactaacatgtgagtctcctTAAGTCCaagacgggtgaataccttcccacactgtggacactggtgaggcttcatgttctttatgataggtgcagtgtgTTAAAGTTTTTTCCTCCGGGTGACGGCACGAGTGGAGATGGCGGGATACGcgccaaggcttgagtgttgtttcttaagaGTTAGACTCGATGTGAGCAATTGGAGGTCAATGGTGGtgattcttctttatgatagttgcagtttgtgtcaaggtttcccTTAACTGCTTGTGCTGGATAAGTCCACTaccagctcaccatagcccgtgctactttgaactttttgttccaagtagcgaatcttaaacaacaaacttGTGCTGGATATCACCGGCTGGCGCTGCTGAAATGGCtgcttaccctctcatcacctaaacGTTCCAATATTTTTTCTGGTTCCGCGTATCTTTTttccaacttttttttttatacctGGTAAATTAGAATTTACATTTGTATTTATCCTCATGTTttaaatcaaagaatgtacttggaattgtttctttaaacataatgccacacgattatactttttaaAGGAAACAACTCTCCCATAGCAGATGGGATACAAGACACTCAGTACATTGACAACAAATGGAAAGAGgcagtcatcattcctatccctaagtcaaacggtggctacagacctgtctccttaatatcctgcttttgtaaaatgatggaaaggattttgttaaataggctactctaccttgtaggtgataacatgtccagtaatctctttggttttgtcaaaggcaaaagtactgcggattgtctctttaagtgtttgtctaatatggatgacaattgtagagtttttgttgatctacaaggagcatttgataaagccaatggggaagtaatcttatacaaatttgccaatctgggaataacagggagattgttacactggataagggattatctacaaggcagaaaaggtcaggtgtattatcagggatgcatgtctgaggaacggaggtttcagttaggtaccccacaagggggagtattaagtcccaccttattcaatgtatt
This genomic stretch from Procambarus clarkii isolate CNS0578487 chromosome 5, FALCON_Pclarkii_2.0, whole genome shotgun sequence harbors:
- the LOC138351900 gene encoding gastrula zinc finger protein XlCGF8.2DB-like; this translates as MKPHQCPQCGKVFTRLGLKETHMLVHSRVKPHECPECGKAFSQRGNMRTHLLVHSGIKPHECAQCGKAFTRPQQIKTHMLVHSGVKTHECPQCGKVFAHLGSMKRHLLVHSGDKSRECPECGKRFSRLESMKTHRMIHADERPFECAECYKKFRTRGSMIKHLLVHSGDKPHECPECEKKFTQLGHMKRHKMVHADDRLDILSVEDN